The following are encoded in a window of Kitasatospora sp. NBC_01250 genomic DNA:
- a CDS encoding LutC/YkgG family protein: protein MSSRETVLARIRAALADVPAEERPEDVPVPREYRRSHAGADVVGRFAERVADYRATVRRVDTEREVPAALAEVLTARGAATVVIPAGFPAHWRPAGAFTVLFDPPELTLRLLDAADAVLSTAAVGIAETGTLVLDGGPGQGRRALTLVPDYHLCVLRADQIAGDLPEALERLDPGRPLTFVSGPSATSDIELDRVEGVHGPRTLEVLLVGGA from the coding sequence GTGAGCAGCCGAGAGACCGTCCTGGCCCGGATCCGCGCCGCCCTCGCGGACGTACCCGCCGAGGAGCGGCCCGAGGACGTCCCCGTCCCGCGCGAGTACCGGCGCAGCCACGCCGGAGCGGATGTGGTCGGCCGGTTCGCCGAGCGGGTGGCCGACTACCGGGCGACGGTGCGGCGGGTGGACACCGAGCGCGAGGTACCGGCCGCGCTGGCCGAGGTGCTGACCGCCCGGGGCGCGGCAACCGTGGTGATTCCGGCGGGCTTCCCGGCGCACTGGCGGCCGGCCGGTGCGTTCACCGTGCTCTTCGACCCGCCCGAGCTGACGCTCCGTCTACTCGATGCCGCCGACGCCGTCCTCTCCACCGCGGCCGTCGGCATCGCGGAGACCGGCACCCTGGTCCTGGACGGCGGCCCCGGCCAGGGCCGGCGCGCGCTGACCCTGGTGCCCGACTACCACCTGTGCGTGCTGCGCGCCGACCAGATCGCCGGCGACCTGCCCGAGGCACTCGAACGGCTGGACCCCGGGCGCCCGTTGACCTTCGTCTCCGGCCCCTCGGCCACCAGCGACATCGAACTCGACCGCGTGGAGGGCGTCCACGGCCCCCGCACCCTGGAGGTGCTGCTGGTCGGCGGGGCGTAA